From the genome of Pseudomonas sp. Teo4, one region includes:
- a CDS encoding heavy metal response regulator transcription factor, protein MKLLIVEDQARTGQYLCQGLTEAGFTTELAADGETGQYLALTGDHDLLILDVMLPGRDGWQILQAVRQAGLDTPVLFLTARDAIEDRVQGLELGADDYLVKPFAFSELLARVRSLLRRGANHSQDTSLSLADLRLDLIRRRADRAGQRIDLTAKEFALLELLLRRQGEVLPKSLIASQVWDMNFDSDTNVIEVAIRRLRLKIDDPHANKLIHTVRGMGYVLEERQD, encoded by the coding sequence ATGAAACTGCTGATCGTCGAAGACCAGGCCCGCACCGGTCAGTACCTGTGTCAGGGCCTGACTGAAGCAGGCTTCACCACCGAGCTGGCCGCCGATGGCGAGACTGGCCAATACCTGGCACTGACCGGCGACCATGACCTGCTGATACTCGATGTGATGTTGCCGGGACGCGACGGCTGGCAAATCTTGCAGGCTGTAAGGCAAGCCGGCCTGGACACGCCAGTGCTGTTCCTCACCGCTCGCGACGCCATCGAGGACCGGGTCCAGGGCCTGGAACTGGGCGCCGACGACTACCTGGTCAAGCCCTTCGCCTTCTCCGAACTGCTGGCCCGGGTGCGCAGCCTGCTGCGCCGTGGCGCCAACCATAGCCAGGACACCAGCCTGAGCCTGGCCGACCTGCGCCTGGACTTGATTCGCCGCCGCGCAGACCGTGCCGGCCAGCGCATCGACCTGACCGCCAAGGAGTTTGCCCTGCTGGAATTGTTGCTGCGTCGCCAGGGCGAGGTGTTGCCCAAGTCGCTGATTGCCTCCCAGGTCTGGGACATGAATTTCGACAGCGATACCAATGTCATCGAAGTGGCCATCCGCCGCCTGCGGCTGAAGATCGACGACCCGCATGCCAACAAGCTGATCCATACCGTACGCGGCATGGGCTATGTCCTCGAAGAGCGCCAGGACTGA
- a CDS encoding lipoprotein-releasing ABC transporter permease subunit has translation MFRPLPLFIGARYTRAKRRNHFISFISMTSMIGLSLGVLAMIVVLSVMNGFQREMSSRILGLVPHAAILGVQPLDDWRKAADAAMSNPAVMAAAPITEMEGMLSYKGAMQPIQVSGVDPAEEGKVSIVGQHIVQGRLQALQPGEYGVVIGELTARRFRLNTGDKLTLIVPEISKEPGGITPRMQRLTVVGIFKVGAELDGSQAYMHVADAGEMQHWAAGQVQGVRLKLHDLYAAPQVSKAIAASLGDAYRADDWSHTQGSLFSAMKMEKTMIGLLLLMIIAVAAFNIIATLVMVVNDKGPDIAILRTLGATPAQIMGTFMVQGSLIGIVGTLIGGVLGVIAAFNVSQIVGWLERVSGQHIFTSDVYFVSSLPSELQWGDVAIICAAGLVMSFLATIYPAYRASQVQPAIGLAV, from the coding sequence ATGTTCAGACCCTTGCCCTTGTTCATCGGTGCTCGCTACACCCGTGCCAAGCGCCGCAACCACTTCATCTCGTTCATCTCAATGACCTCGATGATCGGCCTGTCCCTGGGCGTGCTGGCGATGATCGTGGTGTTGTCGGTGATGAACGGCTTCCAGCGCGAGATGAGCTCGCGCATTCTCGGCCTGGTGCCCCATGCCGCCATCCTCGGCGTGCAGCCGCTGGACGACTGGCGCAAGGCGGCCGACGCCGCCATGAGCAACCCGGCGGTGATGGCGGCTGCACCGATCACTGAAATGGAAGGCATGCTGTCGTACAAAGGCGCCATGCAGCCGATTCAGGTCAGCGGTGTCGACCCGGCCGAGGAGGGCAAGGTGTCCATCGTCGGCCAGCACATCGTCCAGGGCCGTTTGCAGGCCCTGCAGCCGGGCGAGTATGGCGTGGTCATTGGTGAGCTCACTGCGCGTCGGTTCCGCCTCAATACCGGCGACAAACTGACCCTGATCGTGCCGGAAATCAGCAAGGAACCCGGCGGCATCACCCCGCGCATGCAGCGTCTGACCGTGGTCGGTATCTTCAAGGTTGGCGCCGAGCTGGATGGTTCGCAGGCCTACATGCATGTGGCCGATGCTGGTGAAATGCAGCACTGGGCTGCGGGCCAGGTCCAGGGCGTACGCCTGAAACTGCATGACTTGTACGCTGCGCCCCAGGTATCCAAGGCCATTGCCGCCAGCCTGGGCGATGCCTATCGCGCCGATGACTGGTCGCACACCCAGGGCAGCCTGTTCAGTGCCATGAAGATGGAAAAGACCATGATCGGCCTGTTGCTGCTGATGATCATCGCGGTGGCGGCATTCAACATCATCGCGACGTTGGTGATGGTGGTGAACGACAAGGGGCCGGATATCGCCATTCTGCGCACCCTGGGCGCTACGCCAGCGCAGATCATGGGCACCTTCATGGTGCAGGGTAGCCTGATCGGTATTGTCGGTACGTTGATCGGTGGTGTGCTCGGGGTGATTGCCGCGTTCAACGTCAGCCAGATCGTCGGTTGGCTGGAACGGGTGAGCGGGCAGCACATCTTCACCTCGGATGTGTATTTCGTCAGCAGCCTGCCTTCCGAGCTGCAGTGGGGGGATGTGGCAATCATCTGTGCGGCGGGGTTGGTGATGAGCTTCCTGGCGACCATCTACCCGGCGTATCGGGCATCGCAGGTGCAGCCGGCGATTGGCCTGGCTGTTTGA
- the queF gene encoding NADPH-dependent 7-cyano-7-deazaguanine reductase QueF (Catalyzes the NADPH-dependent reduction of 7-cyano-7-deazaguanine (preQ0) to 7-aminomethyl-7-deazaguanine (preQ1) in queuosine biosynthesis): MHPAAEHSPLGKSSEYIATYTPTLLFPIPRTAKWAELGVTAQTLPWQGVDYWNCFELSWLLPSGKPVVAIGEFAIPADSPNIIESKSFKLYLNSLNQTVFESAAQLQACLVKDLSAAAGKPVGVQVRTLAEVEVQGVVALPGQCIDVLDVTIHNYEQPRPELLHCDPERVVEETVHSHLLKSNCPVTGQPDWGSVVVEYKGKALDHASLLTYLISFRQHADFHEQCVERIYLDLKNLLEPEHLTVYARYVRRGGLDINPYRSTGAISPQNLRLVRQ; this comes from the coding sequence ATGCATCCCGCCGCCGAACATTCCCCGCTGGGCAAGTCCAGCGAATACATCGCCACCTACACGCCTACGCTGCTGTTCCCGATCCCACGTACGGCCAAGTGGGCCGAGCTGGGCGTAACCGCCCAGACCCTGCCGTGGCAAGGTGTGGATTACTGGAACTGTTTCGAGCTGTCCTGGCTGCTGCCGTCGGGCAAGCCGGTGGTGGCGATCGGCGAGTTCGCCATTCCGGCCGATTCGCCGAACATCATCGAGTCCAAGTCGTTCAAGTTGTACCTCAACTCGTTGAACCAGACGGTGTTCGAGTCGGCTGCCCAGTTGCAGGCATGTCTGGTGAAGGATCTGTCCGCTGCAGCCGGCAAACCGGTGGGCGTGCAGGTGCGCACTTTGGCCGAAGTCGAAGTGCAAGGCGTAGTTGCGCTGCCTGGGCAATGCATCGATGTGCTGGACGTCACCATCCACAATTACGAGCAACCTCGGCCTGAGCTGTTGCATTGCGACCCTGAGCGGGTGGTGGAAGAGACGGTGCACAGTCACTTGCTCAAATCCAACTGCCCGGTGACCGGCCAGCCGGACTGGGGCAGCGTGGTGGTCGAGTACAAGGGCAAGGCGCTGGACCATGCCAGCCTGCTGACCTACCTGATCAGCTTCCGTCAGCATGCTGACTTCCATGAGCAGTGCGTGGAGCGGATCTACCTTGATTTGAAGAATTTGCTCGAGCCTGAGCATTTGACGGTCTATGCGCGCTATGTGCGTCGGGGTGGGCTGGATATCAACCCGTATCGCAGTACTGGGGCCATCAGCCCGCAGAACCTGCGGCTGGTGCGTCAGTGA
- a CDS encoding cupredoxin family protein codes for MKHLFIAAALALVSLPSFAGQAKDFAFGEPAPAAKATRTVEVVLKDISFEPKSLQVKAGETVRFVLVNEGKLPHEFNLGDKAMHVEHQKEMIAMQGKLFTAGMNHEGMDHGQMGHGAHGAGNTVLVQPGQRAELTWTFHQSAPIEFACNVPGHYQAGMVGSLTIE; via the coding sequence ATGAAACACCTGTTCATCGCCGCCGCCCTCGCTCTGGTCAGCTTGCCCAGTTTTGCCGGTCAGGCGAAAGATTTTGCCTTCGGCGAGCCGGCCCCGGCAGCCAAGGCCACTCGTACTGTCGAGGTGGTGCTCAAGGATATTTCCTTCGAACCGAAAAGCCTGCAGGTCAAGGCCGGCGAAACGGTTCGCTTCGTCCTGGTCAATGAGGGCAAGCTGCCCCACGAATTCAACCTGGGTGACAAGGCGATGCATGTCGAGCACCAGAAGGAAATGATTGCCATGCAGGGCAAGCTGTTCACGGCCGGCATGAACCACGAAGGCATGGACCATGGCCAGATGGGCCACGGTGCCCACGGCGCTGGCAACACCGTGCTGGTGCAGCCTGGCCAGCGTGCCGAGTTGACCTGGACCTTCCACCAATCGGCGCCCATCGAGTTCGCCTGCAATGTGCCTGGGCATTACCAGGCCGGCATGGTCGGCTCGTTGACCATCGAGTGA
- a CDS encoding PilZ domain-containing protein, whose amino-acid sequence MPQTPTSHSEKRDFIRMRIDTEVSLLHAGQVIAAVCLDLSSGGMQVQAPQHFQVGERLEVRIDSDHPALKGLHASTEVVWIADQPSGQQKFGLRILAMH is encoded by the coding sequence ATGCCTCAGACGCCCACCAGCCACAGCGAAAAACGTGATTTCATCCGCATGCGCATCGATACCGAGGTCAGCCTGCTGCATGCCGGCCAGGTCATCGCAGCGGTGTGCCTGGACCTGTCCAGCGGCGGCATGCAGGTACAGGCCCCGCAGCACTTTCAGGTCGGCGAGCGACTTGAGGTACGCATCGACTCCGATCACCCGGCGCTCAAGGGGTTGCACGCCAGCACCGAAGTGGTGTGGATCGCCGACCAGCCCAGCGGTCAGCAGAAATTTGGCCTGCGTATCCTGGCCATGCATTGA
- a CDS encoding DUF4404 family protein gives MPARELQERLNSLREQLDRNVPLSDEELAALHEEARQIEAQLKLEEATPDNNLVDGVNLAIERFEADHPDLTATLRSIANSLHSMGI, from the coding sequence ATGCCTGCCCGCGAATTGCAAGAGCGACTGAACAGCCTGCGCGAGCAACTGGATCGAAATGTGCCGCTTTCGGATGAAGAGCTGGCCGCCCTGCATGAAGAGGCGCGGCAGATCGAGGCGCAGTTGAAGCTTGAGGAGGCAACGCCGGACAATAACCTGGTGGACGGGGTGAACCTGGCGATCGAGCGTTTCGAGGCCGATCACCCGGATCTGACCGCTACCCTGCGCAGTATTGCCAACTCCCTGCACAGCATGGGTATTTGA
- a CDS encoding PilZ domain-containing protein, with protein sequence MTTLDEEDRREYYRIEDRIALEISPLSVAEALETELLQDDSPLFNLLSELHLSDFESQHLLRQLSDKDRTLAAFLRAQNKRLDLLSAVVAQTLIGEIGKPQEVVISEGGIEFAQAQHIAPGTRVKVKMVLMPRAHGLLLRGRVTHCDPRPGGDYEVGTEFTDMTDAQRQLLARYILQRQQQHRRQQLEQNTPTS encoded by the coding sequence ATGACGACATTAGACGAAGAAGATCGCCGCGAATACTACCGCATCGAAGACCGGATCGCACTGGAAATCAGTCCCTTGAGCGTGGCCGAAGCCCTTGAGACAGAACTGTTGCAAGATGATTCCCCGCTGTTCAACCTGCTCAGTGAACTGCACCTGTCCGACTTCGAGTCCCAGCACCTGCTGCGCCAGCTGAGCGACAAGGACCGCACCCTGGCCGCCTTCCTGCGCGCCCAGAACAAACGCCTCGACCTGCTCAGCGCAGTGGTTGCCCAGACCCTCATCGGTGAAATCGGCAAGCCGCAGGAGGTGGTCATCTCCGAAGGCGGTATCGAGTTCGCTCAGGCCCAGCACATCGCCCCTGGCACTCGGGTGAAGGTAAAGATGGTGCTCATGCCACGCGCCCATGGCCTGCTGCTGCGCGGCCGGGTCACCCATTGCGATCCACGCCCAGGTGGCGATTACGAGGTCGGCACCGAATTCACCGACATGACCGACGCCCAGCGCCAGTTGCTGGCCCGCTATATCCTGCAACGCCAGCAGCAGCACCGGCGCCAGCAGCTGGAACAGAACACCCCCACCTCCTGA
- a CDS encoding heavy metal sensor histidine kinase: MMRRLSLSSRLALLFAACTAAVSLGAGLLFSHASRQHFVELDQQLLESRLSLFRTQLAGVTSTTDLQTRLPALRNELSHQSDLALRIQGRDGTLWFDSHSTLPEAPSPAGLATLHDNGMDYRSLSGPLVESDPHSARLTLFLGITHHQHFLQGMQRLIWLTVGLSALATALLGAWAARRGLQPLRKMGQVAASVSARSLTTRLPAEQMPEELAELAGTVNAMLQRLDDAFQRLSAFSADIAHELRTPLSNLLTHTQVTLTRPRSLEDYREALHGNLEELQWMAQMVNDMLFLAKADHGLLVPGHVPLALHEEVDALLEYYAPLAEDGEVQMLREGEAMLQGDRHMLRRALSNLLDNALRFTPAGGQIRVTLEPGLRIAVANTGQAIEPAALPRLFDRFYRVDPARREGSSEHAGLGLAITRSIVQAHGGSIRAECEDGWTRFVIELPDRP; encoded by the coding sequence CTGATGCGCCGGCTGTCCCTGAGCAGCCGTCTGGCACTGCTTTTCGCCGCCTGTACCGCAGCGGTTTCCCTGGGCGCGGGTTTGCTGTTCAGCCATGCCAGTCGGCAACACTTCGTCGAATTGGACCAACAGTTGCTCGAATCGCGTCTGTCGCTGTTTCGCACCCAGCTGGCTGGCGTCACCAGCACGACCGACCTGCAAACACGCTTGCCGGCCTTGCGCAACGAACTCAGCCACCAGTCGGACCTTGCCCTGCGCATTCAGGGCCGGGATGGCACGCTGTGGTTCGACAGCCATTCGACCCTGCCCGAAGCGCCCTCGCCTGCCGGGCTGGCGACCCTGCATGACAACGGCATGGATTACCGCAGCCTGTCGGGACCTTTGGTCGAGAGCGACCCGCACTCCGCACGACTGACGTTGTTTCTGGGCATCACCCACCACCAGCATTTTCTGCAGGGCATGCAACGCCTGATCTGGCTGACGGTAGGGTTGTCGGCACTGGCCACTGCATTGCTCGGCGCCTGGGCCGCACGCCGTGGGCTGCAGCCGTTACGGAAAATGGGCCAGGTCGCCGCCAGTGTGTCGGCACGCTCGCTGACCACCCGCTTGCCAGCGGAGCAGATGCCGGAAGAACTGGCAGAGCTGGCCGGCACAGTGAACGCCATGCTGCAACGCCTGGACGATGCCTTCCAGCGGCTGTCGGCGTTTTCTGCCGACATTGCCCATGAACTGCGCACGCCGCTGTCCAACCTGCTGACCCACACCCAGGTCACCCTCACCCGCCCGCGCAGCCTCGAAGACTATCGCGAAGCCCTGCATGGCAATCTGGAGGAGCTGCAATGGATGGCGCAGATGGTCAACGACATGTTGTTCCTGGCCAAGGCCGACCATGGCCTGCTGGTGCCCGGCCACGTGCCGCTGGCCTTGCATGAAGAGGTGGATGCGCTGCTGGAGTACTACGCACCGCTGGCCGAGGACGGCGAGGTGCAGATGCTGCGCGAGGGCGAGGCCATGCTGCAGGGTGACCGCCATATGTTGCGTCGGGCGCTGTCCAACTTGCTGGACAACGCTTTGCGCTTTACGCCGGCTGGCGGGCAGATTCGGGTGACACTGGAGCCAGGGTTGCGGATCGCCGTGGCCAATACGGGGCAGGCAATCGAGCCGGCCGCACTGCCGCGGCTGTTCGACCGGTTTTACCGGGTGGACCCGGCGCGGCGCGAAGGCAGTAGTGAGCATGCCGGGTTGGGGCTGGCGATTACCCGGTCGATTGTGCAGGCCCATGGCGGGAGCATTCGGGCGGAGTGTGAGGATGGGTGGACGCGGTTCGTGATCGAGTTGCCCGATCGGCCGTGA
- the lolD gene encoding lipoprotein-releasing ABC transporter ATP-binding protein LolD, whose product MSDKAVLSCRNLGKSYEEGPESVQVLSGLNLELHAGERVAIVGSSGSGKSTLLNLLGGLDRPTQGSVWLAGEELSALGERARGLLRNRELGFVYQFHHLLPEFTAMENVCMPLLIGRTAIPEARERAEALLKRVGLSHRLHHKPAELSGGERQRVAIARALVNRPGLVMLDEPTGNLDHHTAQGIQELMQELSSASKTAFLVVTHDLNLARQMDRVLKLDDGHLVAI is encoded by the coding sequence ATGAGTGATAAAGCCGTTCTGAGTTGCCGCAACCTGGGCAAGTCCTACGAGGAAGGCCCGGAGTCGGTGCAGGTGCTGTCCGGGTTGAACCTCGAGCTGCATGCCGGCGAGCGTGTGGCCATCGTCGGCAGTTCCGGCTCGGGCAAGAGTACCTTGCTCAATCTGCTGGGCGGCCTAGACCGGCCAACTCAGGGCAGCGTCTGGCTGGCCGGTGAAGAGTTGTCGGCACTGGGCGAGCGCGCCCGTGGCCTGCTGCGCAACCGTGAGTTGGGCTTCGTCTATCAGTTCCACCACCTGCTGCCCGAGTTCACCGCCATGGAGAACGTGTGCATGCCGCTGCTGATCGGCCGCACCGCCATCCCTGAGGCCCGCGAGCGCGCCGAGGCGCTGCTCAAGCGCGTCGGCCTGAGCCACCGCCTGCACCACAAGCCGGCCGAGTTGTCCGGTGGCGAGCGTCAGCGCGTGGCGATTGCCCGTGCCTTGGTCAACCGCCCAGGCCTGGTGATGCTCGATGAGCCGACCGGCAACCTCGACCATCACACCGCTCAGGGTATTCAGGAGCTGATGCAGGAATTGTCCAGCGCATCGAAGACCGCGTTCCTGGTGGTGACCCACGACCTGAATCTGGCGCGCCAGATGGACCGCGTGCTGAAGCTCGACGATGGCCACCTGGTGGCGATCTGA
- a CDS encoding lipoprotein-releasing ABC transporter permease subunit: MFRPLFAFIGTRYTRAKRRNHFVSFISLTSMIGLALGVVVMIVVLSVMNGFDHEMRTRVLGMIPHATLESGQPINDWSALAQQVKQNPQVVAVAPYTQMQGLLTHDGKVQKVLLNGIDPGREREVSIIDNFIQQGRLDQLAPGEWGIMIGDKAAAKLGVAIGDKLTFVAPEVSVTPAGMFPRMKRFTVVGTFHVGAGEIDGYLGLTNIADLSRLHRWKPDQVQGLRLKFDDLFQAPRVAWSIAQRLGDQEYYSRDWTRTHGNLYQAIRMEKAMIGLLLLLIVAVAAFNIISTLVMVVNDKRGDIAILRTLGATPGQIMAIFMVQGTVIGVIGTLIGAVVGIVAALNVSAVIAGIEKLIGHKFLNADVYFIDYLPSQIQANDVYMVCGAALVLSFFATLYPAWRAARTQPAEALRYE, from the coding sequence ATGTTCAGACCTCTTTTTGCATTCATCGGTACGCGTTATACCCGTGCCAAGCGCCGCAATCACTTTGTCTCGTTCATTTCCCTGACCTCGATGATCGGCCTCGCCCTGGGCGTGGTGGTGATGATCGTGGTGCTCTCGGTCATGAACGGCTTCGACCACGAGATGCGTACCCGCGTGCTGGGCATGATTCCCCATGCCACGCTCGAAAGCGGCCAGCCCATCAACGACTGGTCGGCCCTCGCCCAACAAGTAAAGCAGAATCCGCAGGTGGTGGCGGTTGCGCCCTACACCCAGATGCAGGGCCTGCTGACCCACGACGGCAAGGTGCAGAAAGTGCTGCTCAATGGCATCGACCCTGGGCGTGAGCGTGAGGTGTCGATCATCGACAACTTCATCCAGCAGGGCCGCCTCGACCAATTGGCGCCGGGCGAGTGGGGCATCATGATCGGCGACAAGGCCGCCGCCAAGCTGGGTGTGGCCATCGGTGACAAACTCACTTTCGTCGCCCCCGAAGTCAGCGTGACCCCGGCCGGAATGTTCCCACGCATGAAGCGCTTCACCGTGGTGGGTACCTTCCACGTCGGCGCCGGCGAGATCGACGGCTACCTGGGCCTGACCAACATCGCCGACCTGTCGCGCCTGCACCGCTGGAAGCCAGACCAGGTGCAGGGCCTGCGCCTGAAATTCGACGATCTGTTCCAGGCGCCTCGGGTGGCCTGGAGCATCGCCCAGCGCCTGGGTGACCAGGAGTACTACAGCCGCGACTGGACCCGTACCCACGGTAACCTGTACCAGGCCATCCGCATGGAAAAAGCCATGATCGGCCTGCTGTTGCTGCTGATCGTGGCCGTGGCGGCGTTCAACATCATTTCCACCCTGGTGATGGTGGTCAACGACAAGCGCGGTGACATCGCCATCCTGCGCACCCTCGGCGCCACGCCGGGGCAGATCATGGCCATCTTCATGGTCCAGGGCACGGTGATCGGGGTGATCGGCACCTTGATCGGCGCTGTGGTCGGGATTGTCGCCGCGCTCAATGTCAGCGCGGTGATCGCCGGCATCGAGAAGCTGATCGGGCACAAGTTCCTCAACGCCGATGTGTATTTCATCGATTACCTGCCGTCGCAGATCCAGGCCAATGACGTGTACATGGTCTGCGGTGCGGCGTTGGTCCTGAGTTTCTTCGCCACCCTGTACCCGGCCTGGCGTGCGGCCCGCACCCAGCCTGCAGAGGCGCTACGTTATGAGTGA
- a CDS encoding phosphonoacetaldehyde phosphonohydrolase-related protein, which translates to MHDAPAFTAVLFGLRSCLVQAHDGGPLPAPGALETLAGLRKRQVPCIWLDEQSSAQSKRLASILPAWLPGHSANGARWPAPNACWQALMSLESARLEGCVLVSGEPRLLQSGLNAGLWTVGLAACSPSCDLGSSDWQAMNPHEQELARGKATLALYSLGVHSVIDHLEALENCLADIAQRRRKGEKP; encoded by the coding sequence ATGCACGATGCACCTGCCTTCACCGCTGTGCTCTTTGGCCTGCGCAGTTGTTTGGTCCAGGCACATGACGGCGGCCCCCTGCCCGCCCCCGGCGCACTAGAAACCCTGGCCGGCTTGCGCAAGCGACAAGTACCCTGTATCTGGCTCGATGAGCAGAGCTCCGCCCAGAGCAAGCGCCTGGCCAGTATCCTGCCCGCTTGGCTGCCCGGGCACTCGGCCAATGGCGCACGCTGGCCAGCACCGAATGCCTGCTGGCAGGCCTTGATGTCGCTGGAAAGTGCCCGACTGGAAGGCTGCGTACTGGTCAGCGGTGAACCACGTCTGCTGCAATCAGGCCTTAACGCAGGCTTGTGGACCGTAGGCCTGGCAGCGTGCAGCCCGTCCTGCGACCTTGGCTCCAGCGATTGGCAGGCCATGAACCCGCATGAACAGGAACTGGCCCGCGGCAAAGCGACCCTGGCGCTGTACAGCCTTGGCGTGCACTCGGTGATCGACCACCTGGAGGCGCTGGAAAACTGCCTGGCGGACATCGCCCAGCGTCGGCGCAAAGGCGAAAAACCCTGA
- the rssB gene encoding two-component system response regulator RssB, protein MQKTSATLLIIDDDDVVRASLAAYLEDSGFSVLQASNGQQGLQVFEEHQPDLVICDLRMPQMGGLELIRQVSERAPQLPVIVVSGAGVMSDAVEALRLGAADYLIKPLEDLAVLEHSVRRALDRSRLVLENQRYREKLEAANRELEASLHLLQEDQTAGRQVQMNMLPESPWEAGEFVFEHQIIPSLYLSGDFADYFRVDDRRIAFYLADVSGHGASSAFVTVLLKFMTTRLLFELKRNRNREFKPSEVLSHINRGLINCKLGKHVTMVGGVIDEETGLLTYAVGGHLPLPVLYTPGQARYLEGRGLPVGLFDEATYQDLVLELPPQFSLSLMSDGILDLLPGSTLKDKEAALPEIVKAAGGSLDGLRQRFGLATLGEMPDDIALLVLSRNLQ, encoded by the coding sequence ATGCAGAAAACCAGTGCAACGCTGCTGATCATCGATGACGACGACGTGGTCCGTGCGAGCCTCGCCGCCTATCTGGAAGACAGTGGCTTCAGCGTCCTCCAGGCCAGTAATGGCCAGCAGGGACTTCAGGTCTTCGAAGAACACCAGCCCGACCTCGTGATCTGCGATCTGCGCATGCCGCAGATGGGCGGCCTCGAACTGATCCGTCAGGTCAGCGAGCGTGCGCCGCAGTTGCCAGTCATCGTGGTGTCCGGGGCCGGGGTGATGAGCGATGCCGTCGAGGCCCTGCGCCTGGGCGCGGCTGACTACCTGATCAAGCCGCTGGAAGACCTTGCGGTACTCGAACATTCGGTACGCAGGGCGCTCGATCGCTCGCGGCTGGTGCTGGAAAACCAGCGCTACCGCGAAAAGCTGGAGGCGGCCAACCGCGAGCTCGAGGCCAGCCTGCACCTGTTGCAGGAAGACCAGACCGCCGGTCGCCAAGTGCAGATGAACATGCTGCCGGAAAGCCCATGGGAAGCCGGCGAGTTCGTGTTCGAACACCAGATCATTCCGTCGCTGTACCTGTCTGGCGATTTTGCCGACTACTTCCGCGTGGATGACCGACGTATTGCCTTCTATCTGGCCGATGTTTCGGGCCATGGCGCGTCCTCGGCGTTCGTCACCGTGTTGCTCAAGTTCATGACCACACGGTTGTTGTTCGAGCTCAAACGCAACAGGAACCGCGAGTTCAAGCCTTCGGAAGTGCTCAGCCATATCAACCGCGGGTTGATCAACTGCAAGCTGGGCAAGCATGTGACAATGGTAGGCGGGGTGATCGACGAGGAAACCGGCCTGCTGACCTACGCCGTAGGTGGCCATTTGCCGCTGCCGGTGCTGTATACCCCGGGTCAGGCCCGTTACCTGGAAGGCCGTGGCTTGCCGGTGGGCCTGTTCGACGAGGCCACCTATCAGGACCTGGTGCTTGAGCTGCCGCCGCAGTTCAGTCTGAGCTTGATGTCCGATGGCATTCTGGACCTTTTGCCGGGGAGCACGCTCAAAGATAAAGAAGCTGCCTTGCCGGAAATCGTCAAGGCAGCGGGTGGTAGCCTGGATGGGCTGCGCCAACGATTTGGATTGGCTACGCTTGGGGAGATGCCGGATGATATCGCCCTATTGGTGTTGAGCAGGAACCTTCAATGA
- a CDS encoding VacJ family lipoprotein, which translates to MRRIGAGVIERVTQACVCASLLLAPVAATQAATEEDPWEAVNRPIFRFNDTVDTYALKPLAKGYQAVTPQFLEDGIHNVFQNLGDVTNLVNDVLQLKPRAAGIDTARLIVNTTFGLGGFFDVGTKMGLQRNDEDFGQTLGYWGVSSGPYVVIPLLGPSTVRDGLSKYPDSYTKPYRYIDHVPTRNSIFALDVIDTRANLLSAEKLIQGDKYIFIRNAYLQNREFKVKDGEVEDDF; encoded by the coding sequence ATGCGTAGGATCGGTGCCGGTGTGATCGAGCGAGTCACCCAGGCTTGTGTCTGCGCCAGCTTGCTGCTGGCGCCCGTGGCAGCCACCCAGGCAGCCACCGAGGAGGACCCTTGGGAGGCGGTCAACCGTCCGATCTTCAGGTTCAACGACACCGTCGACACGTATGCCCTCAAGCCATTGGCCAAAGGGTACCAGGCCGTCACGCCGCAGTTCCTCGAGGATGGCATCCACAACGTCTTCCAGAACCTGGGTGATGTGACCAACCTGGTCAACGATGTGCTGCAGCTCAAACCCCGTGCTGCCGGCATCGACACTGCCCGCCTGATCGTCAACACCACCTTCGGTCTTGGTGGTTTCTTCGATGTAGGCACCAAGATGGGGCTGCAGCGTAATGACGAAGACTTCGGCCAGACCCTGGGCTACTGGGGCGTGAGCAGCGGCCCTTACGTGGTGATTCCGCTGCTGGGGCCAAGCACCGTGCGTGACGGCCTGTCCAAGTACCCGGACAGCTACACCAAGCCGTACCGCTACATCGACCATGTGCCGACCCGCAACTCGATCTTTGCCCTGGACGTGATCGACACCCGCGCCAATCTGCTGTCTGCGGAAAAGCTGATTCAGGGTGACAAGTACATCTTCATTCGCAACGCCTACCTGCAGAACCGCGAGTTCAAGGTCAAGGATGGCGAAGTCGAAGACGATTTCTGA